In a genomic window of Glycine max cultivar Williams 82 chromosome 13, Glycine_max_v4.0, whole genome shotgun sequence:
- the LOC100820571 gene encoding signaling peptide TAXIMIN 2 gives MGEEEGCECRPLGFLLGLPFALLALILSLVGAVIWVLGSILSCLCPCCICCAGLANLAVSLVKLPVKVLRWFTRQIPC, from the exons atgggagaagaagaaggttgcgAATGCAGGCCACTGGGTTTCTTGCTCGGATTGCCCTTTGCTCTTTTGGCTTTGATTTTATCTCTTGTGGGTGCAGTTATCTGGGTGCTTGG ATCTATATTGAGTTGCTTGTGCCCATGTTGCATTTGCTGCGCTGGATTGGCTAATTTGGCAGTGAGTCTTGTAAAGCTTCCAGTAAAAGTTCTTAGATGGTTCACTCGTCAAATTCCTTGCTAG